From Alteromonas sp. RKMC-009, one genomic window encodes:
- the pspF gene encoding phage shock protein operon transcriptional activator, which translates to MSRFRQQDNLLGQANSFLETLEQISQIAPLNKPVLVIGERGTGKELIAARLHFLSQRWDQNYIKLNCAALNENLLESELFGYEAGAFTGAAKRREGRFEVANNGTLFLDELANTSGLIQEKLLRVIEYGEFERVGGTKTLKTDVRLIAATNEDLPALAESGEFRADLLDRLAFDVITIPPLRERKEDILLLAENFAINMARELDMELFSGFTEKARRTLLDYHWPGNIRELKNVVERAVYRCNNPHLPVHEIILDPFESPFRPKGRIKTQDRITAPPPASEINGIQPDLPPPPNDAVFTPVPEAAQAPVYPLDLKERSQQFEIDMIRQALEDSQFNQKKTAEKLSLTYHQLRGYLKKYNLLDSSAESVEA; encoded by the coding sequence ATGAGTAGATTTCGCCAACAGGATAACTTGCTGGGTCAGGCCAACAGCTTTCTGGAAACACTGGAACAAATTTCCCAAATCGCACCACTGAACAAGCCGGTGCTGGTTATCGGAGAACGGGGGACGGGTAAAGAACTTATTGCCGCCCGTCTGCACTTTCTGTCTCAGCGCTGGGATCAAAATTACATTAAGCTGAATTGTGCCGCGCTGAATGAAAATCTGCTCGAAAGTGAACTCTTCGGTTATGAAGCGGGGGCATTTACCGGTGCAGCCAAACGCCGTGAGGGCCGTTTTGAAGTCGCCAATAACGGCACCTTGTTTCTGGATGAGTTAGCGAATACCTCAGGTCTGATTCAGGAAAAATTACTCCGGGTCATTGAGTACGGTGAATTTGAACGTGTGGGCGGTACTAAAACCCTTAAAACCGACGTGCGTCTGATAGCAGCAACCAATGAAGATTTACCTGCACTGGCGGAAAGCGGCGAATTCCGCGCCGATTTACTCGACAGACTGGCATTTGACGTTATTACCATTCCACCGCTGAGAGAACGGAAAGAAGATATTCTGTTACTGGCTGAAAACTTTGCCATTAATATGGCAAGGGAGCTGGATATGGAATTATTCAGTGGTTTTACAGAGAAAGCCCGCCGCACCTTACTCGATTATCACTGGCCGGGTAACATTCGTGAGCTCAAAAACGTGGTGGAAAGGGCCGTGTACCGCTGCAATAACCCTCACCTGCCTGTCCACGAAATCATTCTTGACCCGTTTGAATCCCCCTTCAGACCAAAAGGCCGTATTAAGACTCAGGACAGAATTACCGCTCCCCCGCCGGCATCAGAAATCAACGGCATTCAACCTGATCTCCCCCCGCCTCCCAACGACGCTGTATTTACGCCGGTGCCCGAGGCTGCGCAAGCTCCGGTTTATCCGTTGGATCTGAAAGAACGCTCCCAGCAATTTGAAATTGATATGATCAGGCAAGCACTTGAAGACAGTCAGTTTAATCAGAAAAAGACTGCAGAAAAGTTGAGTCTGACTTATCATCAGCTCAGAGGCTATTTAAAGAAATACAATTTACTGGATTCTTCAGCGGAATCTGTGGAGGCATAA
- the pspA gene encoding phage shock protein PspA, which translates to MGIFSRFTDIVNSNINALLDKAEDPEKMVRLIIQEMEDTLVEVRSASAKTIASKKEITAQISKYEADAQDWQAKAELALSKDREDLARAALQERKKAAEAAVALGKELAVVEEQISKLQDEVGQLQDKLADAKARQKAIIMRQKTASSRLEVKRTLDSSKVDAAMGRFEQYERKIDDLESQVEAYDLGKKTLNDEFAELEAGDKIDEELAALKAKIKENKSAE; encoded by the coding sequence ATGGGTATCTTCTCGCGTTTCACCGACATAGTGAACTCAAATATTAATGCATTGCTGGATAAAGCTGAAGATCCGGAAAAAATGGTTCGTCTGATTATTCAGGAAATGGAAGACACACTGGTTGAGGTGCGTTCAGCATCTGCGAAAACCATCGCCAGTAAAAAGGAAATTACTGCACAAATCAGTAAATACGAAGCCGATGCACAGGACTGGCAGGCCAAAGCGGAACTGGCTTTAAGTAAGGACAGAGAAGATCTGGCACGTGCAGCATTACAGGAACGTAAGAAAGCTGCAGAAGCTGCCGTTGCTCTGGGTAAAGAGCTGGCGGTAGTGGAAGAGCAGATTTCGAAACTGCAGGATGAGGTTGGACAGTTACAGGATAAGCTGGCCGATGCAAAAGCCCGTCAAAAAGCGATTATTATGCGCCAGAAAACGGCAAGTTCACGTTTAGAAGTGAAACGTACGCTGGATAGCAGTAAAGTTGATGCTGCTATGGGCCGGTTTGAGCAATATGAGCGCAAAATCGACGACCTGGAGTCTCAGGTAGAAGCGTACGACTTAGGTAAGAAAACGCTGAATGATGAATTTGCCGAGCTGGAAGCCGGCGATAAAATCGACGAAGAATTAGCAGCGTTAAAAGCTAAAATAAAAGAAAATAAAAGCGCAGAATAA
- the pspB gene encoding envelope stress response membrane protein PspB: protein MDEGILALLLVPLFLFLIFVAPIWLILHYRSKKQVNQGLSAEEFATINELAEKAEKMSDRIKTLEAILDSEAPQWRDRA from the coding sequence ATGGACGAGGGAATACTGGCACTGCTATTGGTACCCTTATTTTTGTTTTTGATATTTGTCGCACCCATCTGGCTTATTCTGCACTATCGCAGTAAGAAGCAAGTCAATCAGGGGTTAAGCGCAGAAGAGTTCGCAACGATCAATGAACTCGCGGAAAAGGCTGAAAAAATGTCTGACCGCATCAAAACATTGGAAGCCATTCTTGATAGTGAAGCGCCTCAGTGGAGAGACAGAGCATGA
- the pspC gene encoding envelope stress response membrane protein PspC, producing the protein MNRQFYRDTENARIAGVCSGIADYFGLERWLVRILVVSAFFLLAGTFVFIGYIACWFILEPKPANVSAQQDDPLSRFKGHQGKGWTNSSTGAQQHEQSGKVSVKTKVWQAGEPPKQAVHDIASRFKESELRLRKMEKYVTSREFQLNREISQL; encoded by the coding sequence ATGAACCGTCAATTCTACCGTGACACCGAAAATGCCAGAATTGCAGGGGTATGCAGTGGTATAGCAGACTATTTCGGGTTGGAAAGGTGGCTTGTCAGAATTCTGGTTGTGTCTGCTTTTTTCCTGCTGGCCGGTACCTTCGTGTTCATCGGCTACATTGCCTGCTGGTTTATTCTGGAACCGAAACCTGCCAATGTTTCTGCTCAACAGGATGATCCGTTAAGCCGGTTTAAAGGACATCAGGGTAAAGGCTGGACAAACAGCAGTACCGGCGCACAGCAGCACGAGCAATCCGGCAAAGTGTCGGTAAAGACGAAAGTCTGGCAGGCCGGTGAGCCACCGAAGCAGGCAGTGCATGATATCGCCTCGAGGTTCAAAGAATCAGAATTGCGTCTGCGCAAAATGGAAAAATATGTAACCTCCAGAGAGTTTCAGTTAAACCGTGAAATCAGCCAGCTCTGA
- the phhA gene encoding phenylalanine 4-monooxygenase, which produces MAKSSAYQSRQPDENGVISWSGEENKIWSELYQRQDSLLQGRACKQYMDGLALLDLPAHRIPQLGEIDRILQATTGWQTAPVPALINFSSFFSLLANKQFPVATFIRSREEFDYLQEPDIFHEVFGHCPLLTNPSFAHFTHTYGKLGLDASKEERIYLARLYWFTVEFGLVKTPAGQRIYGGGILSSPGETRYALESDAPVKVPMNALDALRTPYRIDIMQPLYYELSDFDDLFTLAESDIMHLVRQAMRLGLYDPLFEPAPRRVS; this is translated from the coding sequence ATGGCGAAGTCATCTGCTTATCAGTCCAGACAACCGGACGAAAACGGTGTGATCTCCTGGTCCGGAGAAGAAAACAAGATTTGGTCTGAGCTTTATCAACGTCAGGATTCGTTATTACAGGGCAGAGCCTGTAAACAGTATATGGACGGGCTGGCACTACTGGACCTGCCAGCGCACCGCATACCACAATTAGGTGAGATTGACCGGATCCTGCAAGCAACAACAGGCTGGCAAACCGCGCCGGTACCGGCACTCATAAACTTTTCATCCTTTTTCTCGCTGCTGGCAAATAAGCAATTTCCGGTGGCAACTTTTATCAGAAGCAGGGAAGAATTCGATTACCTGCAGGAACCGGACATTTTTCACGAGGTCTTCGGCCATTGCCCGCTGTTAACCAATCCTTCTTTTGCGCATTTTACCCATACCTACGGCAAGCTGGGTCTGGATGCGTCGAAAGAAGAACGTATCTATCTGGCCCGCCTGTACTGGTTTACCGTTGAATTTGGTCTGGTAAAAACCCCCGCCGGGCAGCGTATTTATGGCGGCGGTATTTTGTCATCGCCGGGTGAAACCCGTTATGCGCTGGAAAGTGATGCCCCTGTGAAAGTGCCTATGAATGCGCTGGATGCCCTGCGTACACCTTACCGCATCGATATTATGCAGCCGCTGTATTATGAGTTGTCCGATTTCGATGATCTTTTTACCCTGGCTGAAAGCGACATCATGCATTTAGTGCGTCAGGCCATGCGGCTTGGCCTCTATGACCCCCTGTTTGAACCTGCGCCCAGACGGGTGAGTTAA
- the tyrR gene encoding transcriptional regulator TyrR, translating into MRLEISCQDRLGITQDILDILVAHEIDLRGIEIDEAGKIFLNFPNLEFEDFQHLMPKIRRINGIDDVKTTPYMPGERERNQLSAILRTLPDPVFSIDNRCRVLMCNEAVISGLELPFSDIESTEISELVKGFNFNRWMESKDNAATSVKVKFIQQDYLADILPVIVPDGQNSAIFAGAVVILKSEMRLGQQFTAFHQTETDSFDHFIIRSPAMAKVVNDAKQIADLDAPVLIFGETGTGKEMIAKACHQASRRNKGEFLVLNCASLPDSVAESELFGYAAGAYNQPEGKAGLLELAAGGTILLDEIADMSPQLQAKLLRVLEHNEFRRVGDDKPVAVNVRFICTTGRDLGQMVEEGVFRKDLYYRLNVLSLVMPSLKERRPDILPLAEAFIMQHSSKLGRRPAKLSKSCVDFLQQYPWPGNVRQLQNALFRALSLLDGNEISKEDIQLPSCAPSVTYIDENFDGTLDEEVKKFERDLLKRLYPSYPSTRQLAKKLGLSHTAIANKLREYGINKGTVKL; encoded by the coding sequence ATGCGCTTAGAAATCAGTTGTCAGGACCGTCTTGGGATCACTCAGGACATCCTGGATATCCTGGTGGCTCATGAAATCGATTTACGGGGCATCGAAATCGATGAAGCGGGCAAAATTTTCCTCAATTTCCCTAATCTTGAATTCGAAGATTTTCAGCATCTCATGCCAAAAATCCGGAGGATCAATGGTATTGATGACGTAAAAACCACGCCGTATATGCCCGGCGAGCGGGAGCGGAATCAGCTTTCGGCCATTTTGCGTACTTTACCTGACCCGGTATTTTCCATCGACAACCGCTGTCGTGTCCTTATGTGCAATGAAGCGGTGATCAGTGGTCTTGAATTGCCGTTTTCCGATATTGAGTCCACAGAAATCAGTGAGCTGGTTAAGGGGTTTAACTTTAACCGCTGGATGGAGAGCAAGGACAATGCGGCCACTTCAGTGAAGGTGAAGTTTATCCAGCAGGATTATCTGGCGGATATTTTGCCGGTGATAGTGCCGGATGGTCAGAACAGTGCCATCTTTGCCGGTGCGGTGGTGATCCTTAAATCAGAAATGCGTCTGGGTCAGCAATTTACGGCTTTCCATCAAACTGAAACGGATTCTTTCGATCACTTCATTATCCGGTCGCCGGCTATGGCGAAAGTTGTCAACGATGCCAAGCAAATTGCCGATCTTGATGCGCCGGTGCTGATCTTCGGCGAAACCGGTACAGGGAAGGAAATGATTGCCAAAGCCTGCCATCAGGCAAGCCGGAGAAACAAAGGCGAGTTCCTCGTACTGAATTGCGCTTCGTTACCTGACAGTGTCGCAGAATCTGAGTTATTCGGTTATGCCGCCGGCGCATATAATCAACCGGAGGGTAAAGCAGGCTTATTAGAGCTGGCAGCAGGCGGTACAATTTTGCTGGATGAAATCGCTGATATGTCTCCGCAGTTGCAGGCTAAGTTGCTTCGCGTACTGGAGCACAACGAATTCAGACGTGTTGGTGATGACAAACCCGTAGCGGTCAACGTGCGTTTCATCTGCACTACCGGCCGGGATCTCGGGCAGATGGTGGAAGAGGGCGTGTTCCGCAAAGATTTATACTATCGCCTGAATGTACTGAGCCTGGTCATGCCGTCATTAAAGGAACGCAGACCGGACATATTGCCACTGGCCGAAGCATTCATTATGCAACACAGCAGTAAACTGGGACGCCGGCCGGCCAAGCTGAGCAAATCCTGTGTGGATTTCCTGCAGCAGTACCCCTGGCCGGGAAATGTCAGGCAGTTACAGAACGCCTTATTCCGTGCGCTGTCGTTGCTCGATGGCAATGAAATTTCAAAAGAAGATATTCAGTTGCCTTCCTGTGCCCCCAGTGTCACGTACATCGATGAAAACTTTGACGGCACGCTGGATGAAGAGGTGAAGAAGTTCGAGCGGGATCTGCTTAAACGTTTGTATCCGTCCTACCCGAGTACCCGTCAGCTGGCGAAAAAATTAGGCCTGAGCCATACAGCCATTGCCAACAAGTTGCGTGAATATGGCATTAATAAAGGTACTGTAAAGTTATAG
- the hppD gene encoding 4-hydroxyphenylpyruvate dioxygenase, translated as MSQVDYSYNPLGSDGFEFVEYTAADEKGIAALKDLFSSLGFAEVASHRSKRVWLYRQGDINFIVNAEPASQAEEFAKLRGPSVCGMAFRVKDAGIAMKHALANGAKQFVGNLGPMELNIPAVYGIGESTLYFVDRYGDDSIYDVDFTFYDDWQARMEKAGAGLSFVDHLTHNVRRGNMALWANFYENIGNFREIRYFDIEGKLTGLVSKAMTSPCGKIRIPINESSDDKSQIEEFIREYNGEGIQHIALATDDIYQTVRDLKARGMRFMDTPDTYYEGVDARVQGHGEDLNMLKELRILIDGAPMKDGILLQIFTDTVIGPVFFEIIQRKGNEGFGEGNFKALFESIELDQIRRGVLDGQAQDVKENA; from the coding sequence ATGTCACAAGTCGATTACTCTTATAATCCGCTGGGCTCAGACGGTTTCGAATTCGTTGAATATACTGCTGCCGATGAAAAAGGTATTGCGGCCCTTAAAGATCTTTTTTCATCACTGGGTTTTGCTGAGGTAGCCAGCCACCGTTCCAAGCGTGTGTGGTTGTATCGCCAGGGTGATATCAATTTCATTGTTAATGCTGAACCGGCATCTCAGGCTGAAGAGTTTGCCAAATTGCGGGGCCCCAGTGTTTGCGGCATGGCCTTCCGCGTTAAAGATGCAGGAATTGCGATGAAGCACGCACTGGCAAACGGCGCGAAGCAATTCGTGGGCAATCTGGGACCCATGGAACTGAACATTCCTGCCGTTTATGGTATCGGCGAGAGCACGCTTTACTTTGTTGACCGCTACGGTGATGACAGCATTTACGACGTAGATTTCACCTTTTATGACGACTGGCAGGCAAGAATGGAAAAAGCCGGGGCCGGCCTGAGTTTTGTCGATCATCTCACTCACAATGTCCGCAGAGGTAACATGGCGTTGTGGGCCAATTTCTACGAGAACATCGGCAACTTTCGCGAGATCCGGTACTTTGATATAGAAGGCAAACTCACCGGCCTGGTGAGCAAAGCGATGACGTCTCCCTGCGGTAAAATTCGTATTCCTATTAATGAATCGTCTGACGATAAATCACAGATTGAAGAGTTTATCCGTGAATATAACGGCGAAGGTATTCAGCACATCGCATTAGCCACTGACGACATCTATCAGACAGTCAGAGATCTGAAAGCCAGAGGAATGCGCTTTATGGATACGCCGGATACTTACTATGAGGGCGTGGATGCCCGTGTGCAGGGGCATGGTGAAGATTTGAATATGCTCAAAGAATTGCGCATTTTAATCGATGGTGCACCAATGAAAGATGGCATTTTGCTGCAAATTTTTACCGATACAGTCATTGGCCCTGTGTTTTTTGAAATTATCCAGCGCAAGGGCAACGAAGGATTTGGCGAAGGGAATTTCAAAGCGTTATTCGAGTCTATAGAACTCGACCAGATCCGTCGTGGCGTTTTAGACGGCCAGGCGCAGGACGTGAAAGAAAATGCGTAA